In one window of Littorina saxatilis isolate snail1 linkage group LG11, US_GU_Lsax_2.0, whole genome shotgun sequence DNA:
- the LOC138979446 gene encoding uncharacterized protein isoform X2, with amino-acid sequence MSVQYEPVIDELSQSEDFPERPELYFMQASNRRGRKWPRAIGLVQIIVGFLIALLGALEVFIVPITENHTAPVQFNKHTCYGAGLFAGVLMVLTGSTAVRASLSKRKSTVFRFYNLTILTLLLYTAFTVFLIVAYSKGWTTEAAYPPNSRVYQVHMFVTIFVVLGLMFALTALVQYYDVVCCGEMNLWHNWLYCLCGICLGKDRTQQPSGSEDSSISSSPPALLI; translated from the exons ATGTCCGTCCAGTACGAGCCAGTGATTGACGAGCTGTCCCAGTCAGAGGACTTCCCCGAGCGCCCCGAGCTCTACTTCATGCAGGCGTCCAACAGGAGAGGCAGGAAATGGCCGCGCGCCATAGGACTTGTACAGATCATCGTCGGCTTCCTCATTGCTTTGCTAG gAGCGTTGGAGGTGTTTATCGTCCCGATCACTGAGAATCACACGGCCCCTGTACAGTTCAACAAACACACTTGTTATGGAGCCGGTCTCTTTGCTGGAGTTTTG ATGGTTTTAACTGGCAGCACAGCTGTGCGGGCATCTCTTAGCAAAAGGAAATCAACG GTGTTCCGATTCTACAATCTGACGATACTGACGCTCCTGCTGTACACAGCTTTCACCGTCTTCCTCATCGTCGCTTACTCCAAGGGCTGGACAACAGAGGCTGCGTATCCA CCCAACAGCAGGGTGTACCAGGTCCACATGTTTGTCACCATCTTTGTGGTGCTGGGTTTGATGTTCGCCCTGACGGCCCTGGTGCAGTACTACGACGTCGTCTGCTGCGGGGAAATGAACCTCTGGCACAATTGGTTGTACTGTCTGTGTGGCATCTGTCTTGGCAAG GACCGGACGCAGCAGCCGTCGGGATCAGAAGACTCCAGTATAAGCTCCAGCCCTCCTGCTTTGCTCATCTAG
- the LOC138979446 gene encoding uncharacterized protein isoform X1 gives MSVQYEPVIDELSQSEDFPERPELYFMQASNRRGRKWPRAIGLVQIIVGFLIALLGALEVFIVPITENHTAPVQFNKHTCYGAGLFAGVLMVLTGSTAVRASLSKRKSTVFRFYNLTILTLLLYTAFTVFLIVAYSKGWTTEAAYPPNSRVYQVHMFVTIFVVLGLMFALTALVQYYDVVCCGEMNLWHNWLYCLCGICLGKVKGRIDDEDEDDDEDERVSSGIFIS, from the exons ATGTCCGTCCAGTACGAGCCAGTGATTGACGAGCTGTCCCAGTCAGAGGACTTCCCCGAGCGCCCCGAGCTCTACTTCATGCAGGCGTCCAACAGGAGAGGCAGGAAATGGCCGCGCGCCATAGGACTTGTACAGATCATCGTCGGCTTCCTCATTGCTTTGCTAG gAGCGTTGGAGGTGTTTATCGTCCCGATCACTGAGAATCACACGGCCCCTGTACAGTTCAACAAACACACTTGTTATGGAGCCGGTCTCTTTGCTGGAGTTTTG ATGGTTTTAACTGGCAGCACAGCTGTGCGGGCATCTCTTAGCAAAAGGAAATCAACG GTGTTCCGATTCTACAATCTGACGATACTGACGCTCCTGCTGTACACAGCTTTCACCGTCTTCCTCATCGTCGCTTACTCCAAGGGCTGGACAACAGAGGCTGCGTATCCA CCCAACAGCAGGGTGTACCAGGTCCACATGTTTGTCACCATCTTTGTGGTGCTGGGTTTGATGTTCGCCCTGACGGCCCTGGTGCAGTACTACGACGTCGTCTGCTGCGGGGAAATGAACCTCTGGCACAATTGGTTGTACTGTCTGTGTGGCATCTGTCTTGGCAAGGTGAAAGGAAGAATagatgatgaggatgaggatgatgatgaggatgagagAGTTTCGTCTGGTATTTTCATCTCGTAG